The following coding sequences are from one Musa acuminata AAA Group cultivar baxijiao chromosome BXJ2-4, Cavendish_Baxijiao_AAA, whole genome shotgun sequence window:
- the LOC135582412 gene encoding uncharacterized protein LOC135582412 isoform X1 produces the protein MKALVTLTPETASSRIRPAVSAARDRSERRGSDSSYFPGCRKDTNCHCDICLASIDATRDLIPSGGSILTSVTKLSVSRPTPSPFVAGSPPTSPETGSTVTPPSTPVIESWTRSRPAAKAVAEKEESWGLSCRAVRILVGLFLLWAADMGLSAVIMKDFGSKLTPEVVSRAGEECRVLRNDLKGTLQLLQQRMEKLVGGRASNCSSVDSFWEMNPGGNFFFQWRCVVYKSIAEEVNVWGSPLRTAGLLSAGASPRSLTLLSGNIIEWSDGKLVSTTRTSYNSSWIYEKWRSSAVRLDANTWVLEYQRNPLLQRPRLIPIAWEVLRATIVKNTKQLWKQSFWRPEEQLTPPT, from the exons ATGAAGGCTCTGGTGACGCTAACCCCGGAAACAGCATCGTCGAGGATCCGGCCGGCGGTCTCCGCTGCTCGAGACCGCTCGGAGAGACGCGGCAGCGACAGCAGCTACTTCCCCGGCTGCCGCAAGGACACCAACTGCCACTGCGACATCTGTCTCGCCAGCATCGACGCCACCCGCGACCTCATCCCTTCCGGAGGCTCAATCCTGACGTCCGTCACGAAGCTCTCCGTCTCCAGGCCAACGCCGTCACCGTTCGTTGCCGGGAGCCCTCCGACGTCGCCGGAGACAGGATCCACTGTTACCCCTCCTTCGACGCCGGTTATCGAGTCTTGGACAAGATCTAGGCCGGCAGCGAAGGCGGTCGCCGAGAAGGAGGAATCTTGGGGCCTCAGCTGCCGGGCGGTCAGGATTCTTGTTGGCTTGTTCTTGCTGTGGGCGGCCGACATGGGTTTATCAGCGGTAATTATGAAAGATTTCGGCTCTAAGCTCACGCCGGAGGTGGTATCTCGGGCTGGGGAGGAATGCCGAGTACTCAGAAATGATTTGAAGGGGACATTGCAGCTTTTGCAGCAGAGGATGGagaaattggtaggaggaagagctTCTAATTGCAGTTCTGTTGATTCTTTCTGGGAAATGAATCCG GGTGGCAATTTCTTCTTCCAATGGAGATGTGTGGTGTACAAATCAATAGCAGAGGAAGTGAATGTTTGGGGAAGCCCACTACGGACCGCAGGTCTGCTTTCAGCTGGAGCTTCTCCTCGATCACTGACGCTTTTATCGGGCAACATAATTGAG TGGTCCGATGGGAAGCTGGTATCCACCACAAGAACAAGCTACAACAGCTCATGGATTTATGAGAAGTGGAGGTCATCGGCAGTACGTCTGGATGCAAACACCTGGGTCTTGGAGTACCAGAGGAATCCTTTGCTTCAGAGACCAAGATTGATTCCAATAGCATGGGAGGTGCTGAGAGCGACAATCGTGAAGAACACGAAGCAGCTCTGGAAGCAGTCATTCTGGCGACCAGAGGAACAGTTGACGCCCCCAACCTAA